The Rissa tridactyla isolate bRisTri1 chromosome 16, bRisTri1.patW.cur.20221130, whole genome shotgun sequence genome includes a window with the following:
- the FBLIM1 gene encoding filamin-binding LIM protein 1, translated as MRPGNSSHRSGSSMASATLPGKAEKRIASSVFITLVPPRREVATKEQTQRVTRPIGAEVPATHRPRSPPPPSPALPNGETPPAAPVPSSLPVLVLSEAPQPLSAEALGPALQQLDLAAPTTLQAPSAFPAELRPPKFCQDQAGKRQDANGYLERDGSRDICAFCHKAVGPREPTVEAMRKQYHADCFTCRTCHQLLAGQRYYQKDGRPMCDACYQATLEKCAKCRGLIAERIVRALGKGYHPGCFSCAACGRAIGAESFAVDEQDEVYCVADFYRKYAAVCSACEQPIIPREDKDTYKIECLGRSFHEGCYRCESCGTPLSPEPTENGCYPLGDHLLCKSCHIRRRNESSC; from the exons ATGAGACCGGGCAACTCATCACACAG GTCCGGCTCTTCCATGGCTTCGGCGACGCTGCCGGGGAAAGCGGAGAAGAGGATCGCTTCGTCTGTCTTCATCACCCTGGTGCCACCGCGGAGGGAGGTGGCCACCAAGGAGCAAACCCAAAGGGTGACGCGGCCCATCGGTGCTGAGGTCCCGGCCACCCATCGCCCCCGGAGCCCACCACCACCGTCCCCCGCGTTGCCCAATGGAG aaacccccccagcagcccccgtgCCTTCGTCCCTGCCGGTCCTCGTCCTCTCCGAAGCGCCCCAGCCCTTGTCTGCGGAGGCGCTGGGTCCGGCGCTGCAGCAACTGGACCtggcagcacccaccaccctccAG GCCCCTTCCGCCTTCCCTGCTGAATTGAGGCCGCCCAAATTTTGCCAGGATCAAGCAGGCAAGCGGCAGGATGCAAATGGGTACCTGGAGAGGGACGGCTCCAGAG acaTCTGCGCCTTCTGCCACAAAGCGGTGGGGCCGCGGGAGCCGACGGTGGAGGCGATGCGGAAGCAGTACCACGCCGACTGCTTCACCTGCCGGACCTGCCACCAGCTCCTGGCCGGCCAGCGCTACTACCAAAAAGACGGGCGCCCCATGTGCGACGCCTGCTACCAG GCCACGCTGGAGAAATGCGCCAAGTGCCGGGGGCTGATCGCGGAGCGCATCGTCCGTGCCCTGGGCAAGGGCTACCACCCCGGCTGCTTCTCCTGCGCCGCCTGCGGCCGGGCCATCGGCGCTGAGAGCTTCGCCGTGGACGAGCAGGACGAGGTGTACTGCGTGGCCGACTTTTACAG GAAATACGCCGCGGTTTGCAGCGCCTGTGAGCAGCCCATCATCCCCCGCGAGGACAAGGACACCTACAAGATCGAGTGCCTGGGACGCAGTTTCCACGAGGGCTGCTACCGCTGCGAG agCTGCGGGACACCCCTGTCGCCGGAGCCGACGGAGAACGGGTGCTACCCCCTGGGCGACCACCTTCTCTGCAAGTCCTGCCACATCCGCCGGCGAAACGAGTCATCCTGCTAG